GAATTTCCCACAGCCATATTCTAAATCATTTCACTCAGTTTTAAGAGTTATCTGCAGTATGAGGTCATCTAAAATGAAATATGTACAAAACTTAATTGACATTTTTATAAAAGTGTACAGTACCTTTAGTGCTTTATTTACTTCTTTAATATCTTCCATCTTCAGTTTGGATCTGGAAAAGATAAATTAAGAATTTACTTCTCATTTTAACATGAGATGACTATTTATAGAAAAAATGCAACAGAGTTTAGCTGGAACtacagggagggggaaaagaaagtcccaatcctgcaacccttatGTGTGCAAATAGTACCACTGCAGTGAATGGataaacacacatgcacaagtTGCCCAAACCTTGTTATATACACTTTCTCCATACTCATCCATCATTTCCTAAAACTAACACTTTTTATGTAACTGGATGCTCTTTAATTGTTGCATATGTTATGAATTAGTTTGAAAATCCAACCTCATTTAGCTACATAGTTCTTAAGTTATTGGAACTTACTGGCTAAGGTGTAGTCCCATTTCTTGTAGAGCTTGTTCCTGTTCTTCACAAACCTTCTCTAACTGCTGCTTCTCATCTTGCAATTTTCGCAGTTCCTATAATTAACAATTCAATGCTCTGAACAAGAACATGAATGCTGAGCATCTTCAGCACAGTGTGAAGAATTAGAGGGTGTTTTGCagctttaacaaaaaaacccccaaaacacaaaaccaaaaacacaccAAACATTTGACCTTGTATAACCTGTGTCCTAGACAATCAGCCCAACATGCTGAGGAATTTAGGGTAGATTAGCTTCTCTACAAAGAGAGATACTTTTAGCTATTCTTGGACTTTAGGATCTTGCTTTTACTATGTTTATGTTAATAACCTGTTCACATCCAAATGGTATCCAATTTACGTATTGTAGATCATGGGGAGGTTTTTAACTGATTATACAAATACAAGGGAGGTGAAGAGATCTTTTTCAGGCCTCTGCAATCTCAGAGTAAGCTACCATACATGGCATAAACCAACCAATCCACCAATGGTGCAAATATTATTCAGTCAATATGCCGTGCACACATCTCTTATTCTTTACATTGCCTTAGTGcgtaggaccccattgtgttaggtgctgtacaaacacagaacaaagagactgtCCAGGGGCTTACGTTCTTAGTAACATATGCTTTGCTCCTCCAGgcacttaaaataaatacaacaaaTGCCAATTGCACACAGGGGAGTGGGTTGCTGCAAGTCAATTTAAAGAATGCTGATTTGTAGAAAGTGATTTTAAGAAGCACAGAGGATTTGAAAACTTGTAAAATTAGTCCACTCTTTTTagtttttaagttttaaatattCACCATTGAAACTTGGTTATATCATCAATTCACCTTTCTTTTGTAATATGCTGATCCCAAGCTCCTATTTGCATTTTCCTGCACAAAGTTAGTCGAATTGTTGAACATTTTCCTGTACCCACTTTCACAAgtgggcaatggggggggggggagtttataaaaataaattaactatTCAAGCAAAGGTGGGAAATACTTGCATAGCTTCTGTTGACTTTCCATCCTAACCACTTTTCATGCTCCCAATGTGCTTACCTTTTTCAACCCTTCCATTTGTTGCAGTTCTGTTTTTAGTAGACTAGTAGTATCCTTCTCTTGGTGTAGCTCTCGTTGCAAAGTTTGTCTCTGTTCTTTTTCAGATTTTAACTCCTTCTCCAGAATTGAGCTGTTAAAAATAATGTTGGTTGTAACAGGCTGTTTTTACGAAGAGttttaggaaaaagaaaggaCAGGAGCACTTGTCCAATCCAGGGCAAAACTGGAAACATTGTTCcgggaagggggaagagacatGTCTTGACAGTGCAAAGATCAATAATTATGTTAAACAATCTTTTCCTTTGGTCACAGCAAGGAAGGGGCAGCCAGGACAGTAGGTTTCAGGGGTTGTGGAGTTTTTATTCAGTTAGGTGTGTATTTGACTGCTTACGTATAAATAATTGAACATATAAAATGTTACAATTGAGAGTATATGCACATGTACATAGCCCCATTAGTGAAATCCTGGAAAGACTTCAGTAAGAATCAGTAGCACAATGGGGGATGCATTTGGTATTAAATTCCAGACCCTTTTAAATCAGCAAgagattttttctttatttgaacaCTGACTCAAAGTGAATCAGACCAGGTTTGAGAACAGGATGAGTCCTGGGGAGGAGCAAGATAGCATCCCATAAATCAACATGTCACTTTGCATCCTTTCCCATTCTTTTATCCGAATGTTTTCTATTAAGACTAAGCTTTTTTGGTCTACTTTTTTGTCTGCAGAGGATCTAGCACACTCCCTGATGCTAAATAAGTTAATCATCCATAATCTTTTGTTATTAAAGGTCAAAACATGCAAGTTTAATTCATTTATTAATAAATCCACTAACCATCTTACCTGTGTACATACACAAAGTTAATGATTGCAAATAATTTATCATCCATAAAAAAACTAGTTATCTATCACTCTTTGGCACTAAATAGAGAAGAAACACAAATcttaaaacagaattaatttttctttatattaaGTATtatagaagtaaaaaaaaaaaaaaataccactgaTTGTCCAGCTGGGAGAGTTGTTGCTGTAGAGTCTCAATCCTGCCACCAAACTCTTGcttcattttgttattttttccttctgctaCTTGCCTAGCCTGTTCTGCATGCTGCAATCTAATGCAAAATAAGGCATGCAATGCCTTTATTAGAATCAATGCACAAAAGTATTACTTAAGTATGGACaatactttcctttaaaaaattctATTGCACCCATTTGTCTACAGTGGTAGAACTGAGAATTTGAATGCACAGCAAtaggacatttaaaaaacaacagtttCTGTGGAAGCCATAAGCAGCCACATAGGATATATGCCTTAACTCAGCGTACATAGAATACATTTACACAGGCAGCAAGTGTTGTGGTATGGGCCAGATCTATATGTATGGGGGCAGAAAGAGAAAATGTGCACAAAGCGGAGGTCAGAGGGTGAGCCTAGATTGGTACGGAAGAGGAGGGTGTAGTGTGGCTAGTTGGAAGCTAtggagggtttggggtgggggggaaggagtggagaggCAAAATTTTAACACTCAGTGCTCTGCAACGTGGGGAGAAGTTAATCTGTATTGGGGCAGCCACAGGGAAGCCCCATGACACTTGTCCCTATCATCTAGTTTCCTTGCCCCCTGCTCAGGTCCATCAGAATGGTCTCATTATTCAGTGCTGCCTCTGTTGTGGCCCCTGTCACAGACTGGAGCTAGGGAGGAGAGTTGTGAAGCTGGGCCAGGGAGGCATCATATGAGAACAAATGTATCCTTCTCTTAATGTACGGTTACACCAAATAAGGAGAGTAACTAATTAAgttttatatatttctatatatttatatttccagTATATGGTGATCATGTGGAAGTGCCTGAAGTTGGGAGTTCATGGTGTGTGTACATCTATTTGAAGGCAAAAGAAAGTAACACATTGATGGCTACACTTCAAGGCAGGGTGATTTTAATAGTGTTGTATAGAGTTACCAAATATTTTATGCAATAGGCAGAACAAAAAATTCAAAGGATCACATGAACTGTGGTAAACGTGGAGACTAAATTCAGCCACCTGAAGTACGAAATGGAGGGATCTTAGTCCTGATTTAATTGAAAAGCTCAACCAAAGTCTTAACTATGCAGGCACTACTATGGCTTCAATAATATGTAAGAATATTGAAAGTTCACGCAATATTCTTTTTCCAGCATTGCCTTTTTAAGAGTTTGTAAATATTACCTCTCTTCCATTTGTTTCATAGTAGACATCATCtgatttgtttttccttcaaaagaggatattgtttcttttttctgttgcAATGAGCTCTCTGAATTCTGTAAGAAGAAATTTGAGCAGATAATTTCACATACATTATTCTTTAATATTCCAAAGTATAACCAAAATAATAAGGTTTAGAGCCAAAGTTTAGTTCTTGAGAAAGAAAATTAAGGATATTTTGAAGAATTTGATGGAgtcagaagaaaactgaaaagggCAAGATGTACTAAATGGTGATCTCTGTTTTGATGTACCAGAGAGGGAGTAAAGGTCAGGGAGTTGGCATAGGAGGGGTTCTTGAGATCAGGCAACTGAAGGTGGAGGAGATAACAATGGAAGATTGGGAACATTAGAGGTTGCGAGGAAAGGAAGGGGACAGTAGTTAAAGGGATATATTAGATAAGGAGAATTAAGGGGATATAACACTACTGTTGGCACACCTTAAAACAAAAAGCTAAGAAAATGAAAGGATACAACTGATTCAAGGATCCCGAGTCAgtgtttgattttaattacatCACCAGCACCAGCTGGAATAGTACTAAAGAGGTTAAAAAGTGAAAGAGGAACACCCCCATTTCTCCTTTAGGAGCCAACAGTCACACACCATCTCTCAAGTCTGTGTTAAGGGAGAAGTGAAAAAACCCAAGCAACACACAATTTTTAAAGGGCTACTTGGGCAGAATGAGAAAAGTCCTAAGAGCTATTAATTGGACCATGGTATTTCAAAAGAAGATAaatgggagcaggggggctggtcTTTTAAGTAAAAATTCAACACAATCAAAAGCTTCtctttttagaaataaaacactCAAAGGAAATGAAGTAATCGGGCTGGATGAACATGGAGGGTAACTTAAAGAGATCAGTGACAGTGCTTAATGGAAAAGGAAGTGAAGATGCATATATAAAAGCTGAGACAGGGCAAAATGTCAGACCAGAACAGGAAGATGAAAATGTAGTACTGGAAGTAGGAGAATATGAAGAGACACAGGGTGGTGAAAATATAGgtacaattaaaaatgaaatgaacagaTGAACAAATGAAAAAGTACCTCACTAGTGTAACTAAAGCTTACTGTTATTAGACAGTGTGTGCAAATATTCATTTGCGCCTGCAAGTTTTTGTTGGCCAACTTACACTTCTGTAACACCTTTCATCTTAATATTTTCAATGGCTGTACAGACCTCAAGGAATCTTCATAATACTCCTGAGGTAGATCAGTATTTTACCCATTTTGAGGAAACAGGAAGTATATGACCTACCTAATGTCACATAGGAAGTCAGTGAGAGAGTAGGGAACACAACCTAGGGGATTCTATTTTTCCACCCTGCAGAATGCAAGTAACTCCCAGTTTGATCTTATGGCCCCATCTGCTCCAAGGAACTGAACTTGTGGCTAGTGGCTTGAACAGAGGACCAATAGGCAAGACTCCTGGGACCCTATTCTCCCCCTGTATAgcaagaaactgattttttttagtgCATTCCCTTCAGGGTACCAAATGGTATTCCAAAAGGGAATTTATATAATAATTTACAACAAAAGTCTACACAACCTACAATAAAGACACATGACATCTGGTAAGAGAAAGCTATGGAAGGAAGGTTAGAGATAAGTGTTAGGGAAGGACTTCTCAGAGGATTATTGAATAGTAAAACTATCCAGCACATATTGATACAACATACATAACAGAGTTTGCAACAAAGATATACTTGCAATACTTGTACACTTGCAACAAGGAACACGTGTATGAATTACCAAACAACAAGACAATATTTTTAGTTCTCTCCATCTACAAATTTGATACATTTACCTGGGATTTGTGAAACATCTGCAAATTAATAGCTTTAACTTCTTCCAACTGTTGGCGTAGAGCAACCAAAGTGTCTTGTTTTTCATGAGTATCTTTTTCCAGTAGTTTCATGGcaatttccatttctgttttcATTCCAATCTGCAGCTCCAACTCTTTCTCTAATTCCTTAGAAGGAGATTTCCTAGTTATTGCTATATAGGGCATGCATCATGTGTAAGAAATTTCTAATGTGCTAAACCTACATAAAACTTGTCTGTGTATTATGTCCAAAGAATAACGttgaattattttatatataatgagACAAACAGCCCAAACAACACAATAGGAGTAAGTCAGTAAGAATGGTAAGAAGGAAAGCAGCGCACAATATATTCTAACTCTCAGCATTCTGctactttattttatttgcagtCCTGCTCTAGACAGTAGAACTGAATGTTTAAGTCAGCCTTCTCCAGTCTGGGTATTTCTTTCCAAGTAGAGACTGGCTACAGGAGCTGAAAGTCTGAAATGAAGCAAAGGGCTCTTAATCCAGCCAGTCCATAACAGCTGAGAGAATGCTCCACCTGAGAGGTGACTGTTATAAGTCACAACAATGCATGAccgtgcaaaaaaaaaaaaaaaaaaaaaaagttgcttttttgcgttgataatttaaaaaaaatgttaaaaatatagtATTAATTGTAACAGTCTAGCAAATCAGAGGAGGACTTCATTCTTAACTTTCCATGAGCtctatgttttgttttctttatggaCTGTTGCTGTCCATTTGTTTGAGCTATTCTGAGAAAGATGCTTGAAAATCCACTGTGGAGCAAGGAGCCTGGATGCAAGCAATCCACAGCATTTTCTGTATTACATGCTTATGTTATAACactaaaaataaagacaaaaaaacaTAAATCTTTCATTTCACCCTCTGCCATGTGGTATCCTCAccatcctaatttttttttcctctttcaactGCTTCCAGACATCACTGTACATTTCATCCAGACCTTGGCGTGATTGTTTATAGGTATCCAGTTCTATTTTTGTATCCTGTATTGTTACCTACATGAAACATTAGGAAaagttgtttttgaagtttgcttGCAATTTGGTTATGggacataaaagaataaatagcaatattattttaatataaaataatttcctGTGATTGCACAGAATTGATCTTACCTCTAATCAGAtgtcaatattaaaataaattctcaaaaataaatattagtacTGAGGTTTTTAAATGTCCAGTGCTTTTGAAGATACTtcaccccctttttaaaaaacatttgcagCCTACATCTGAACAGATGTGGTTCATTATATTGTACACTATGGtactaaaatttttttaaatgtgtattatATGAGAAAAATTTTAAACAGAAGGAACATGTTCAATACCAATAAGTTGCATACAAAGACGGTTAGCAATcaaattaaaattgttttataatACTGAAGCTAACTGATCAGAGGACAGCCTATTTCCCATATTCTTGAACTGGATGTCTAACCTCTACACTCTTTTCACTCCGCTCACGAATTAATTCATTTTGATGTTTTAACTGTTGCTGTTCTTCCTGAAGCGAACCAATCCGATCTGTTGCTGCTGCAAGCTGGTGAAAGAAAAAAGTAAGACTATCATGATTAAGCACAGACAAGTGTGCAGCACCTGAATGAGATTTAAACATACCATTTAGAATATTGTTAGAAATAAATCTTAGTATGGTATGTTTCATAATACAGCTAAGTAAAAAATACTAGTCACTGCTaatctttaaaatattgattaCGGGGCTATTTAATTTGGAGAGTTACTCATTTGTCTCTCACTTTGAAACACCAGTTTGAATTCTGGCGTAGATCATAGATGAGCTGCATTGTTTTATCATAGATAGCTTTGGGATGTACAAGGTTGGGACTATTGTGTGTTTCGTCAATATAATTGTCTTTAGGATGCTCAGAAATGAAATATAAGGCACATTGAAGGTTAGACTCAACATGCTTTGAGTGGATGACAGTGTTGTCAAGAAGGGACCATCTCCAGCAGGGGTAGAGGCTGGACTTTGCAGAATGCTGTGAGAAGTGTGAAATCAGTCAgatcatttaaaataatctgtaTAGGTGGAGTACTGTAGTAGGATGGGCATCCTATTCTtatttgcaaatttttttttttttttttgcttggaagCTGAAATGCGACTCCTCcttacaacttttttttcctattcactgtttcattttttgctttagtctttcttctctcttttaaaTGGGAAATGAGAGGATGTGCTGGGGATAGATGTACATCCTGCTGACATAATTAAGGAGGCAAACGGGATGAGGTATTTAGTGCCTCCTCATTATTGGGCAAgtttggatttgttttgtttaggggaaaaaaaaaacaaaaaaaacccactttttatAAAAAGACTTGATCAGACAAATAAGTCTGCAGACATCTTGAAATCACTGGTATAACAAGGAGTCTTCTGCCAACATCACATCTAACAACCAAAACCTTCTAGGACTTTACACCATATTTATCACCACCATGGTATTGTATGTGGGAAAGCTTTCAGAGAGAGTGTTCCGACTCAAGCCAGTCCTATTAGTTCCCACATTTCACAAGCATGAAACTCACTCCAGatttggggtaaaatcctggcccaactGAAATAAATAGCAAAACTCCCCTTTCCTTTTTAGGGATGTAACAATTAAACTTCCTCAGTTGACGGTATAtcacatttgtattttaaaaaggtaaaattagCCACAAACCTCTTCCTGGAGTTTTGAATTGGTCTTTTCTAAACAATCTATCTTGCTCTGGAGATCACCAACTGTGCAACTGTGGCAAAAGATTTACATTTGGCTTTAGATAAAAAGAATGACATGTTCAGCTTTTATTAATCCTTACAGTTATATTTTTGTAACAGTCTCCTATAAACAGCAACTAGAAGGTGGAAAGGCAAAATTTCAAGCTAGTATAGATCCCCTAGGTGAGCCAACTACTTCTTTCacaaggtgtgggggagggaaaaagagaaaatgtatcATCTTTACTTACTTGCGAAGACATACATTTGGAAAAATCAATAGTCTCCTACAATTAGCATACTGTCTTCATTTCTGAGGCCCCCTTCTGAGCTGTGTGCTCTGAGTTATGGTGGCCTTGAATGCTCTGCTGCAGATCTACCTCAGTTCCAGCTCCTTTATGTATCTAGAGCTGTGAAAAGGTGCCCGAACATGGCCCAGGATTTGGGTCTGAGTTTGTAAAGAATCATAAAAGCCCCACAAAACCTAAGTTATTTTCCAAGTCAAAGAATGCCTTTTCTGCTCTTTTAAACATTTAAGATCTCTTATGCCTTACATTAGtatattgttttatttgctttggtACTTTTCTAGTTCAGAGCCTATACAAATGGCACCACATACAATATTATGGCAAAATCCAAATGATCTGGTAATACAAGATCAACACCATTAAAGAGCTAAATAAAACTAGTACTATGTAACTTAGTAACACACTACAGTCAGAAATTTATCCATAGTAATCAGTAGCTAATGGAATACCAAGCGGAAAGAGTACACTCTGACTAGACCAATATTGATATAAGGGTAATCTCATTATCTAAAGAGGGATTACTTCAAATCGCAATAGAAAAcaaataaacttttaattctGTTGGAGATCTCCAATGGGACCCAGTGATGTTCATCACCCCAGTGGAAGAGGTTATGTACCCAGAAAAAGAATGTAGGCTATCCTCTGTGGagccaatccagcaaagcactcaaaaGCAGACTAGCTTTAAAAGCATGAGTAGTACCATTCAGCCTtctcccacagacttcctggATCAAGGACTATTGCCCTGCCTGAAACTAAGTCTCTGATAACTATTTGTCAGAGTTCAACTGCTGATAGAATCCCAAGGTTAGTTTGTAATCCTTGGTTTAGTCAGAAAAGTTTAATACTTCTCAGCTGATTCTGAAGAGCTGCAAAGTGCCATTATTAAAATGCAGAGAAATGACTGGATTTCCTCTCCAGCCTAGTCATGGAGGATAGTTCACATTCCTACAAGTATTCTCATTTATTGTACAATTTATTTCTAACAACAACAGTATTATTAGATTCCTTTTGCAAAAGAAAGACAGTTGCCATTTTAGATTGGACTAAGATCTTTAAGTTTGGTGTGGTCTGTTTATGCAAGTCTTTCAGGAAAGAGCCAACATACTGGCTAAGAGACTTGAATATAATCTGCAACATTATTTAGATTAATTCCATTTTAGGAATGACTGACAtcaatgcttattttgcttagtCACTGAAGTTGTTCATAAACCAACACAGGGTGTGGATTAAAGACTAAGTACTGATGTAGGTGTGGTTGGATCAGACAAGAATTTAAGTTTTGTTTAAACAAGTGTAAGCTAgtcatgctaaaaaaaaaaaaaaaccaaaacaaacatttgaagcAAGAGGCACAGTTACAAAACAAACTATTGAAAGATTCCTTTAATGTTTAGTCACggttaaaataaggaaaaaaatgtattaaacattctaataaaattataaataaaaacatacatatGTAGACATGGAACAAATTGCAGGTTATAGATTTTTAACAGGGTAAGCAAATATGcttgaaaaaaggcaaaaaaaaaaaaaaagtacaccaACCTCTTTTTTTCTAGTTAATGTTCTAAAAAACTACATACGGTCATCCAAGAACTCTCACACTGGATGCAAAATGAAGTTTAATTTTAGGAGGAGTCTTGACAGCATAATGATTAGTACTTCTCTAGGACTTTCCACCAAAGTTGCATTTGTTATACAAATCCAGTCTTGGATGCTTCctttatgcattttaatttaaaaatcagtgcTAAGATTATAATGAGAGCTATGATATATTTAGAAATAGAATATGATAAATAATTTTGAATCCACACTTTCACAGTAGTTATATTTTCTGGACACAAAATTTTAGGCAAtacttagggttttttttgtacaagTGATCAAACTGAACAAGGTTCCTTTTCTTAAAATTACACATCAGTAACTTGAAACTTCCTAAAATCAAAGAGGACTATATTTCTGAATTAAGTGTGCATTCATATTTTGAATGTTAACTCTTCTTCTAAGAAGGATGAAAAGGTAAGATACAATCTAAAACATACCATGATCTCAGAATTGGAAGCTAAAGGCAAAGGCATTCTGcaaaaaaattttgatttttattaaaacattactACTATTTGCAGGAAATTCTATCAACTGTAAGATAATTTTGATTTTCTTAcacagaaggaaggaaaagattAAAGGTTGTAAACTCACCATACAGAGTTGTGAACTATGTTCACTGCTTTTATAAGCCAATAGTACCACCTCCTCAcaggcaaaatattttgtttaacagACTTCAACTTATACT
This genomic window from Dermochelys coriacea isolate rDerCor1 chromosome 8, rDerCor1.pri.v4, whole genome shotgun sequence contains:
- the RUFY1 gene encoding RUN and FYVE domain-containing protein 1 isoform X5, with amino-acid sequence MEERSNLMNMMKLSIKVLIQSALSLGRTLDSDFPPLQQFFVVMEHCLKHGLKAKKSFIGQNKSFFGPLELVEKLCPEASDIATSVKNLPELKTAVGRGRAWLYLALMQKKLADYLKLLLDHKPLLSEFYEPDALMMEEEGAVIVGLLVGLNVLDANLCLKGEDLDSQVGVIDFSLYLKDIQNSDDSKQDAGITAVLDQKHYVEELNRHLSCTVGDLQSKIDCLEKTNSKLQEELAAATDRIGSLQEEQQQLKHQNELIRERSEKSVEVTIQDTKIELDTYKQSRQGLDEMYSDVWKQLKEEKKIRMELEKELELQIGMKTEMEIAMKLLEKDTHEKQDTLVALRQQLEEVKAINLQMFHKSQNSESSLQQKKETISSFEGKTNQMMSTMKQMEERLQHAEQARQVAEGKNNKMKQEFGGRIETLQQQLSQLDNQCSILEKELKSEKEQRQTLQRELHQEKDTTSLLKTELQQMEGLKKELRKLQDEKQQLEKVCEEQEQALQEMGLHLSQSKLKMEDIKEVNKALKGHTWLKDDEATHCKQCEKEFSISRRKVVVHHCRNCGDIFCNTCSSNELALPSYPKPVRVCDTCHTLLLQRCSSTAP
- the RUFY1 gene encoding RUN and FYVE domain-containing protein 1 isoform X6 — encoded protein: MEERSNLMNMMKLSIKVLIQSALSLGRTLDSDFPPLQQFFVVMEHCLKHGLKAKKSFIGQNKSFFGPLELVEKLCPEASDIATSVKNLPELKTAVGRGRAWLYLALMQKKLADYLKLLLDHKPLLSEFYEPDALMMEEEGAVIVGLLVGLNVLDANLCLKGEDLDSQVGVIDFSLYLKDIQNSDDSKQDAGITAVLDQKHYVEELNRHLSCTVGDLQSKIDCLEKTNSKLQEELAAATDRIGSLQEEQQQLKHQNELIRERSEKSVEVTIQDTKIELDTYKQSRQGLDEMYSDVWKQLKEEKKIRMELEKELELQIGMKTEMEIAMKLLEKDTHEKQDTLVALRQQLEEVKAINLQMFHKSQNSESSLQQKKETISSFEGKTNQMMSTMKQMEERLQHAEQARQVAEGKNNKMKQEFGGRIETLQQQLSQLDNQCSILEKELKSEKEQRQTLQRELHQEKDTTSLLKTELQQMEGLKKELRKLQDEKQQLEKVCEEQEQALQEMGLHLSQSKLKMEDIKEVNKALKGHTWLKDDEATHCKQCEKEFSISRRKHHCRNCGDIFCNTCSSNELALPSYPKPVRVCDTCHTLLLQRCSSTAP